One genomic segment of Acomys russatus chromosome 6, mAcoRus1.1, whole genome shotgun sequence includes these proteins:
- the Prelp gene encoding prolargin, with protein MRASFFWLLPLLLILASVVQGQPARPKPGTRRRPKPRPTPSFPQPHEPAEPTDLPPPLPPGPPSIFPDCPRECYCPPDFPSALYCDSRNLRKVPVIPPRIHYLYLQNNFITELPLESFKNATGLRWINLDNNRIRKVDQRVLEKLPGLVFLYMEKNQLEEVPSALPQNLEQLRLSQNHISRIPPGVFSKLENLLLLDLQHNRLSDGVFKADTFRGLKNLMQLNLAHNILRKMPPKVPSAIHQLYLDSNKIETIPNGYFKDFPNLAFIRMNYNKLSDRGLPKNSFNISNLLVLHLSHNKISNVPAISNKLEHLYLNNNSIEKINGTQICPNNLVAFHDFSSDLENVPHLRYLRLDGNYLKPPIPLDLMMCFRLLQSVVI; from the exons ATGAGGGCATCCTTCTTCTggctcctcccacttctcctcaTCTTGGCCTCagtggttcaaggccagccagcgcGCCCCAAACCTGGGACTAGGCGGAGACCCAAGCCGAGgcccacacccagctttcctcAGCCCCACGAGCCAGCAGAGCCTACAGACCTGCCTCCGCCCCTTCCTCCCGGCCCTCCATCTATCTTCCCTGACTGTCCTCGGGAATGCTACTGTCCCCCTGACTTCCCATCAGCCCTCTACTGTGACAGCCGGAACCTCCGCAAGGTGCCTGTCATCCCACCCCGCATCCACTACCTTTACCTGCAAAACAACTTCATCACCGAGCTCCCTCTGGAGTCTTTCAAGAACGCCACAGGCCTGAGGTGGATCAACTTGGACAACAACCGGATTCGCAAGGTGGACCAGAGGGTGCTGGAGAAGCTCCCCGGCCTGGTATTCCTCTACATGGAGAAGAACCAGCTGGAAGAGGTGCCGTCCGCTCTGCCCCAGAACCTGGAACAGCTGAGGCTGAGCCAGAACCACATTTCCAGGATCCCGCCGGGAGTGTTCAGCAAGCTGGAAAACCTGCTGCTCCTGGATCTGCAGCACAATCGGCTGAGCGACGGCGTCTTCAAGGCCGACACCTTCCGGGGCCTCAAGAACCTGATGCAGCTCAATCTAGCCCATAACATTCTCAGAAAGATGCCACCCAAGGTGCCCTCGGCCATCCACCAGCTCTACCTGGACAGCAACAAGATCGAGACCATCCCCAATGGATACTTCAAGGACTTCCCCAACCTCGCCTTCATCCGCATGAACTACAACAAGCTGTCAGACCGAGGGCTCCCCAAGAACTCCTTCAACATCTCCAACTTGCTGGTCCTCCACCTGTCACACAACAAGATCAGCAATGTGCCAGCCATCAGCAACAAGCTGGAACACCTgtacctcaacaacaacagcatcgAGA AAATCAATGGGACCCAGATTTGCCCCAACAACCTGGTGGCCTTCCATGACTTCTCCTCGGATCTGGAGAACGTGCCACACCTGCGCTACCTGCGGCTGGACGGAAATTACCTGAAACCGCCCATCCCACTGGACCTCATGATGTGCTTCCGCCTCCTGCAGTCTGTGGTCATCTAG